A stretch of Eubalaena glacialis isolate mEubGla1 chromosome 10, mEubGla1.1.hap2.+ XY, whole genome shotgun sequence DNA encodes these proteins:
- the TMEM258 gene encoding transmembrane protein 258 produces the protein MELEAMSRYTSPVNPAVFPHLTVVLLAIGMFFTAWFFVYEVTSTKYTRDIYKELLISLVASLFMGFGVLFLLLWVGIYV, from the exons ATG GAGCTTGAGGCCATGAGCAGATACACCAGTCCAGTGAACCCGGCTGTCTTTCCGCATCTGACCGTGGTGCTGTTGGCCATTGGCATGTTCTTCACCGCCTGGTTCTTCGT TTATGAGGTCACCTCCACCAAATACACTCGGGATATCTACAAAGAGCTCCTCATCTCTTTGGTGGCTTCACTCTTCATGGGCTTTGGAGTGCTCTTCCTGCTGCTCTGGGTCGGCATCTACGTATGA
- the FEN1 gene encoding flap endonuclease 1, whose protein sequence is MGIQGLARLIADVAPSAIRENDIKSYFGRKVAIDASMSIYQFLIAVRQGGDVLQNEEGETTSHLMGMFYRTIRMVENGIKPVYVFDGKPPQLKSGELAKRSERRAEAEKQLQQAQAAGAEGEVEKFTKRLVKVTKQHNDECKHLLSLMGIPYLDAPSEAEASCAALVKAGRVYAAATEDMDCLTFGSPVLMRHLTASEAKKLPIQEFHLSRILQELGLSQEQFVDLCILLGSDYCETIRGIGPKRAVDLIQKHKSIEEIVRRLDPNKYPVPENWLHKEAQQLFLEPEVLDPESVELKWSEPNEEELVKFMCGEKQFSEERIRSGVRRLSKSRQGSTQGRLDDFFKVTGSLSSAKRKEPEPKGSAKKKAKTGAAGKFKRGK, encoded by the coding sequence ATGGGAATTCAAGGACTGGCCAGACTGATTGCCGACGTGGCCCCCAGTGCCATCCGGGAGAATGACATCAAGAGCTACTTTGGCCGCAAGGTGGCTATCGATGCCTCCATGAGCATTTATCAGTTCCTAATAGCTGTTCGCCAAGGGGGGGATGTGCTGCAGAATGAGGAGGGTGAGACCACCAGCCACCTGATGGGCATGTTCTACCGCACCATCCGCATGGTGGAGAACGGCATCAAGCCCGTGTACGTCTTTGACGGCAAGCCGCCGCAGCTCAAGTCAGGGGAGCTGGCCAAACGCAGCGAGCGGCGGGCTGAGGCGGAGAAGCAGCTGCAGCAGGCCCAGGCTGCTGGGGCCGAAGGGGAGGTGGAGAAGTTTACGAAGCGGCTGGTGAAGGTCACCAAGCAACACAATGATGAGTGCAAGCATCTCCTGAGCCTCATGGGCATCCCATACCTCGATGCGCCCAGCGAGGCTGAGGCCAGCTGTGCCGCCCTGGTGAAGGCCGGCAGGGTCTATGCCGCGGCCACCGAGGACATGGATTGCCTGACCTTTGGCAGCCCTGTGCTCATGCGGCACCTGACTGCTAGCGAGGCCAAGAAGCTGCCCATCCAGGAGTTCCACCTGAGCCGGATTCTGCAGGAGCTGGGCCTGAGCCAGGAGCAGTTTGTGGATCTATGCATCCTGCTGGGCAGTGACTACTGTGAGACCATTCGGGGCATTGGGCCCAAGCGGGCCGTGGACCTAATCCAGAAGCACAAGAGCATCGAGGAGATCGTGCGGCGGCTCGACCCCAACAAGTACCCTGTGCCAGAAAATTGGCTCCACAAGGAGGCCCAGCAGCTCTTCCTGGAGCCCGAGGTGCTGGACCCGGAATCTGTGGAGCTGAAGTGGAGCGAGCCAAATGAAGAAGAGCTCGTCAAGTTCATGTGTGGTGAAAAGCAGTTCTCCGAGGAGCGAATCCGCAGTGGGGTCAGGAGGCTGAGCAAGAGCCGCCAGGGCAGCACCCAGGGCCGCCTGGATGATTTCTTCAAGGTGACTGGCTCCCTGTCTTCAGCTAAGCGCAAGGAGCCAGAACCCAAGGGGTCCGCTAAGAAGAAGGCAAAGACTGGGGCCGCAGGGAAGttcaaaaggggaaaataa
- the FADS1 gene encoding acyl-CoA (8-3)-desaturase isoform X3 has translation MNSLLIGELSPEQPSFEPTKNKELTEEFRELQATVERMGLMKANPVFFLLHLLHILLLDAAAWLTLWLCGTSFLPFLLCAVLLSTVQAQAGWLQHDFGHLSVFSTSTWNHLLHHFVIGHLKGAPASWWNHLHFQHHAKPNCFRKDPDINMHPFFFALGKILSVELGKQKKKYMPYNHQHRYFFLIGPPALLPLYFQWYIFYFVIQRKKWVDLAWMISFYVRIFLTYVPLLGLKGFLGLFFMVRFLESNWFVWVTQMNHIPMHIDYDRNVDWVSTQLQATCNVHKSAFNDWFSGHLNFQIEHHLFPTMPRHSYHRVAPLVQSLCAKHGIEYQSKPLFSAFADIVHSLRESGQLWLDAYLHQ, from the exons ATGAACTCTCTGCTGATTGGAGAACTGTCTCCGGAGCAGCCCAGCTTTGAGCCCACTAAGAAT AAAGAGCTGACTGAGGAGTTCCGGGAGCTGCAGGCCACGGTGGAGCGGATGGGGCTCATGAAGGCGAACCCTGTCTTCTTCCTGCTGCACCTGCTGCACATCCTGTTGCTGGATGCCGCTGCCTGGCTCACTCTTTGGCTCTGTGGGACAtccttcctgcccttcctcctctgTGCAGTGCTGCTCAGCACAGTTCAG GCCCAGGCTGGCTGGCTGCAGCATGACTTTGGACACCTGTCCGTCTTCAGCACCTCTACATGGAACCACCTGCTACATCATTTCGTGATTGGCCACCTGAAG GGGGCCCCTGCCAGTTGGTGGAATCACCTGCACTTCCAGCACCATGCCAAGCCCAACTGCTTCCGCAAAGACCCGGACATCAACATGCACCCCTTCTTCTTTGCCTTGGGGAAGATCCTCTCTGTGGAG CttgggaaacagaagaaaaagtacATGCCATACAACCACCAGCACAGATACTTCTTCCTGA TTGGGCCCCCAGCCTTGCTGCCTCTCTACTTCCAgtggtatattttctattttgttatccAGAGGAAGAAGTGGGTG GACTTGGCCTGGATGATCAGCTTCTACGTCCGCATCTTCCTCACTTACGTGCCGCTGCTGGGACTGAAGGGCTTCCTGGGCCTCTTCTTCATGGTCAG GTTCCTGGAAAGCAACTGGTTTGTGTGGGTGACACAGATGAACCACATCCCCATGCACATTGATTACGACAGGAACGTGGACTGGGTCTCCACCCAG CTCCAGGCAACATGCAATGTCCATAAGTCGGCCTTCAATGACTGGTTCAGTGGCCACCTCAACTTCCAGATTGAGCACCA TCTCTTCCCCACGATGCCTCGACACAGTTACCACAGAGTGGCTCCCCTGGTGCAGTCCCTGTGTGCCAAGCATGGCATAGAGTACCAGTCCAAGCCCCTGTTCTCAGCCTTTGCCGACATTGTCCA CTCACTGAGAGAGTCCGGGCAGCTCTGGCTAGATGCCTATCTCCACCAATAA
- the FADS1 gene encoding acyl-CoA (8-3)-desaturase isoform X2, which translates to MCTHKQRAAPSVRALRLLPGVCGLQAWAVPGAEDPFVAFHINKGLVRKYMNSLLIGELSPEQPSFEPTKNKELTEEFRELQATVERMGLMKANPVFFLLHLLHILLLDAAAWLTLWLCGTSFLPFLLCAVLLSTVQAQAGWLQHDFGHLSVFSTSTWNHLLHHFVIGHLKGAPASWWNHLHFQHHAKPNCFRKDPDINMHPFFFALGKILSVELGKQKKKYMPYNHQHRYFFLIGPPALLPLYFQWYIFYFVIQRKKWVDLAWMISFYVRIFLTYVPLLGLKGFLGLFFMVRFLESNWFVWVTQMNHIPMHIDYDRNVDWVSTQLQATCNVHKSAFNDWFSGHLNFQIEHHLFPTMPRHSYHRVAPLVQSLCAKHGIEYQSKPLFSAFADIVHSLRESGQLWLDAYLHQ; encoded by the exons ATGTGCACGCACAAACAAAGGGCCGCGCCATCGGTCCGTGCGCTCCGTCTGCTGCCAGGAGTCTGCGGTCTCCAGGCGTGGGCAGTCCCCGGAGCAGAG GATCCCTTTGTGGCGTTCCACATCAACAAGGGCCTTGTGAGGAAGTATATGAACTCTCTGCTGATTGGAGAACTGTCTCCGGAGCAGCCCAGCTTTGAGCCCACTAAGAAT AAAGAGCTGACTGAGGAGTTCCGGGAGCTGCAGGCCACGGTGGAGCGGATGGGGCTCATGAAGGCGAACCCTGTCTTCTTCCTGCTGCACCTGCTGCACATCCTGTTGCTGGATGCCGCTGCCTGGCTCACTCTTTGGCTCTGTGGGACAtccttcctgcccttcctcctctgTGCAGTGCTGCTCAGCACAGTTCAG GCCCAGGCTGGCTGGCTGCAGCATGACTTTGGACACCTGTCCGTCTTCAGCACCTCTACATGGAACCACCTGCTACATCATTTCGTGATTGGCCACCTGAAG GGGGCCCCTGCCAGTTGGTGGAATCACCTGCACTTCCAGCACCATGCCAAGCCCAACTGCTTCCGCAAAGACCCGGACATCAACATGCACCCCTTCTTCTTTGCCTTGGGGAAGATCCTCTCTGTGGAG CttgggaaacagaagaaaaagtacATGCCATACAACCACCAGCACAGATACTTCTTCCTGA TTGGGCCCCCAGCCTTGCTGCCTCTCTACTTCCAgtggtatattttctattttgttatccAGAGGAAGAAGTGGGTG GACTTGGCCTGGATGATCAGCTTCTACGTCCGCATCTTCCTCACTTACGTGCCGCTGCTGGGACTGAAGGGCTTCCTGGGCCTCTTCTTCATGGTCAG GTTCCTGGAAAGCAACTGGTTTGTGTGGGTGACACAGATGAACCACATCCCCATGCACATTGATTACGACAGGAACGTGGACTGGGTCTCCACCCAG CTCCAGGCAACATGCAATGTCCATAAGTCGGCCTTCAATGACTGGTTCAGTGGCCACCTCAACTTCCAGATTGAGCACCA TCTCTTCCCCACGATGCCTCGACACAGTTACCACAGAGTGGCTCCCCTGGTGCAGTCCCTGTGTGCCAAGCATGGCATAGAGTACCAGTCCAAGCCCCTGTTCTCAGCCTTTGCCGACATTGTCCA CTCACTGAGAGAGTCCGGGCAGCTCTGGCTAGATGCCTATCTCCACCAATAA
- the FADS1 gene encoding acyl-CoA (8-3)-desaturase isoform X1, whose amino-acid sequence MAPETPAQGPTPRYFTWDEVAQRSGRDKERWLVIDRKVYNISEFTRQHPGGSRVISHYAGQDATDPFVAFHINKGLVRKYMNSLLIGELSPEQPSFEPTKNKELTEEFRELQATVERMGLMKANPVFFLLHLLHILLLDAAAWLTLWLCGTSFLPFLLCAVLLSTVQAQAGWLQHDFGHLSVFSTSTWNHLLHHFVIGHLKGAPASWWNHLHFQHHAKPNCFRKDPDINMHPFFFALGKILSVELGKQKKKYMPYNHQHRYFFLIGPPALLPLYFQWYIFYFVIQRKKWVDLAWMISFYVRIFLTYVPLLGLKGFLGLFFMVRFLESNWFVWVTQMNHIPMHIDYDRNVDWVSTQLQATCNVHKSAFNDWFSGHLNFQIEHHLFPTMPRHSYHRVAPLVQSLCAKHGIEYQSKPLFSAFADIVHSLRESGQLWLDAYLHQ is encoded by the exons ATGGCCCCCGAGACCCCGGCCCAGGGGCCTACCCCGCGCTACTTCACCTGGGACGAGGTGGCGCAGCGCTCGGGACGCGACAAAGAGCGGTGGCTCGTGATTGACCGGAAGGTGTACAACATCAGCGAGTTCACCCGCCAGCACCCCGGGGGCTCCCGGGTCATCAGCCACTACGCGGGGCAGGACGCCACG GATCCCTTTGTGGCGTTCCACATCAACAAGGGCCTTGTGAGGAAGTATATGAACTCTCTGCTGATTGGAGAACTGTCTCCGGAGCAGCCCAGCTTTGAGCCCACTAAGAAT AAAGAGCTGACTGAGGAGTTCCGGGAGCTGCAGGCCACGGTGGAGCGGATGGGGCTCATGAAGGCGAACCCTGTCTTCTTCCTGCTGCACCTGCTGCACATCCTGTTGCTGGATGCCGCTGCCTGGCTCACTCTTTGGCTCTGTGGGACAtccttcctgcccttcctcctctgTGCAGTGCTGCTCAGCACAGTTCAG GCCCAGGCTGGCTGGCTGCAGCATGACTTTGGACACCTGTCCGTCTTCAGCACCTCTACATGGAACCACCTGCTACATCATTTCGTGATTGGCCACCTGAAG GGGGCCCCTGCCAGTTGGTGGAATCACCTGCACTTCCAGCACCATGCCAAGCCCAACTGCTTCCGCAAAGACCCGGACATCAACATGCACCCCTTCTTCTTTGCCTTGGGGAAGATCCTCTCTGTGGAG CttgggaaacagaagaaaaagtacATGCCATACAACCACCAGCACAGATACTTCTTCCTGA TTGGGCCCCCAGCCTTGCTGCCTCTCTACTTCCAgtggtatattttctattttgttatccAGAGGAAGAAGTGGGTG GACTTGGCCTGGATGATCAGCTTCTACGTCCGCATCTTCCTCACTTACGTGCCGCTGCTGGGACTGAAGGGCTTCCTGGGCCTCTTCTTCATGGTCAG GTTCCTGGAAAGCAACTGGTTTGTGTGGGTGACACAGATGAACCACATCCCCATGCACATTGATTACGACAGGAACGTGGACTGGGTCTCCACCCAG CTCCAGGCAACATGCAATGTCCATAAGTCGGCCTTCAATGACTGGTTCAGTGGCCACCTCAACTTCCAGATTGAGCACCA TCTCTTCCCCACGATGCCTCGACACAGTTACCACAGAGTGGCTCCCCTGGTGCAGTCCCTGTGTGCCAAGCATGGCATAGAGTACCAGTCCAAGCCCCTGTTCTCAGCCTTTGCCGACATTGTCCA CTCACTGAGAGAGTCCGGGCAGCTCTGGCTAGATGCCTATCTCCACCAATAA